Below is a window of Caballeronia insecticola DNA.
TCGTGCTGACAGGACTGCTGTCGCTGCCCGCACTCGCACTTTCATCGATCGCGCAAGCTGCGTCGAATTCGATATTTCCTTTTATTCCGGACCACTACACATTCTCGACGCAGCAAGTCCAGGACGCGGTCGGCCGCAAATTCCCGCTGCAGCGCACGGCCTCGCAGATCTTCGATATCGTCCTGAGCAATCCTGTCGTGGGCATGGCGGCGGAGCGCAATCGCGTGACGGTGCGCGTCGATGCACGTCTCGCGACGCCTTTCATGCCGAAACCCGTAAATGGCGCATTCACGCTCTCCACGCAACTCGGCTATGACGCGGCGAGCCGCTCCGTCATTCTCGTTTCGCCGACTGTTGACGACGCGCAGTTCACCGGTGACGCCGCGCAGTACAACCAACAGATTGCCGGGGTCGGCGCGCAACTCGCGGCGCAACTGCTCGATCGCTACCCGATCCACACCTTCAAGCCCGAAGAACTCCAGTTCGCCGGCGTTTCTTACGAACCCGGTACAATCACAGTCCTTACAAACGGCATACGTGTGCAGATCGTAGAGAAGTAACTCGAAAACCCCGCGCGCGATGCTTTACAAACAACGGCTATAACGGCGAATAAGGGCTGCGGATGGACTGGATACTGATGGTGAAGGCGCTCATTCTGGGCATCGTCGAAGGCTTGACCGAATTTCTGCCGGTGTCGAGCACGGGGCATCTGATCGTCGCGGGCAGTCTCCTGAATTTCACTGATGCCCAGTCGAAAACTTTCGACGTCGTCATTCAGTTCGGCGCGATTCTCGCGATCTGCTGGGAATATCGCGCGAAGATCGGCTCGATCGTGACCGGGCTGCCCTCGCGCCCGGATGCGCGGCGCTTCACGCTCAACGTGATCATCGCGACGATTCCGGCTATCGTGCTCGGGCTGATGTTCGAGAAGAGCATCAAGTCGGTGCTGTTTTCGCCGGTGCCGGTGTCGGTGGCGCTGATTATCGGCGGGATCGTGATTCTCTGGGCCGAGGCGCGTCAACGCGATCGTGCCGTGCCGCCGCGCGTGACCTCCGTCGACGACCTTTCCTATTCGGACGCCTTCAAGGTCGGACTCGCGCAATGCTTCGCGCTGATTCCCGGCACCTCGCGTTCCGGCGCGACGATCATCGGCGGCATGCTGTTCGGGCTGGAGCGGCGCGTCGCCACGGAGTTCTCGTTCTTTCTCGCGATTCCGATCATCTTCGGCGCGACGCTCTACGAAATGGCGAAGTACTGGCGCACGCTCACCGTCGACGATATCAGCCTGTTCGCGATCGGGCTCGTGGCCGCGTTCGTCTCCGCCTTCGTGTGTGTGCGCTGGCTGCTGCGCTACGTCGCGTCGCACGATTTCACGGCGTTTGCGTGGTATCGGATCGGCTTCGGCTTGCTGATTCTGATCGTCGGATATAGCGGCGGTCTGAGCTGGGCTGACTGACTCTCACATCGCCACAGACGACAACGCCACGGCATGCCGTGGCGTTTTTCTTTGCGTGTGCTGCGCTTCAGCGGCGACGGAACATCAAATCCCACACGCCGTGTCCGAGGCGCAAGCCGCGTCGCTCGAACTTCGTGACCGGACGAAAATCCGGGCGCGGCGCGTAGCCGTCGGCGGTGTTTTCCAGCGCGGGCTCTGCCGAGAGCACCTCGAGCATCTGCTCGGCGTAGTTCTGCCAGTCCGTCGCCAGATGGATATAGCCGCCCGGCCTGATGCGCGCGACGAGTTGCGCGACGAATTTCGGCTGAATCAGGCGCCGCTTGTGATGCCGCGCCTTGTGCCACGGATCGGGAAAATAGATGTGCACGCCGTCGAGGCTGTCGGGCGCGATCATGTGTTCGAGCACTTCCACGGCGTCGTGCTGAAGGATGCGGATATTGCCGAGCCCTTGCTCGCCGATCAGCTTCAGCAGCGCGCCCACTCCCGGCTCGTGCACTTCCACGCCGATGAAATCGTCGCCCGGACGCGCGGCAGCGATTTCAGCCGTGGTCGCGCCCATGCCGAAGCCGATCTCCAGCACGCGCGGCGCCTGACGGCCGAAGACAGCGTCCCAGTCGGCGTGTTGCGGAGCGTAGGGCAGGACAAAGCGCGGACCGAGTTCGTCGATGGCGCGTTGCTGCCCCACCGAGACGCGCCCCGCGCGCGTGACGAAACTGCGAATGCGGCGATGACGCAGGGCGGCGTTTTCGCCTGCATTTTCGTTGGAATTTTCGCTTGCGCCGGCGTCGTGGGCGTCGGCGGCTTCGTCGAGGGGATCGTGGTTCATGGCGCGGCGGTGCGGGTGACTGCGGGAAACTAAAAAGCCGCCTCGAAGGCGGCTTTCACGGGAATTCTGCGGTGCTTCTGCGTTCATTCTGGAGCGGGCGATGGGAATCGAACCCACGTCTGTAGCTTGGGAAGCTACGGTAATGGCCATTATACGACGCCCGCGTGAGCCGCATATTGTAAGCGCAACGCGCCCGCAGGCGCAATTGCACGGGGTTCGCGCCTCAGATGCCGAACAGCGTCATCGATACGGCGAGCCGCGTCACCACCATCAACAGCACCTGCACGATCACGAACAGCAAAATCGGCGAGAGGTCGATGCCGCCCAGACGCGGCAGAATGCGCCGCAGCGGATCGAGGAAGGGCGCGGTGATCTGATAGAGCAGCGGCATCGCCGGCGATTGCGGGTTGAGCCACGACAAAAGCGCCATCAGGATCGTCATCCAGATGATCAGATTCAGCGCCCATTTGACGACGGTCAGCACCGCGACCAGCAGGAGCATCGGCAGCATGAGCATCGGATCGACGCCTGCAAGTACGACCATCAACGTGACATACACCGCCGACGCGATGAACGCCGCGAGAATGCTCGCCCAGTCGACCTTGCCGCCGGGCAGGATCTTGCGCAGCGGCAGCACGATCCAGTTGGTCGCCTGCATCACGGCATTGGAAACCGGGTTGTACGGCGGCATGCGCACGACCTGCATCCATGCGCGCAGCAGGAGCGCGGCGCCGAACAGGGTGAAAACGGTGTTGAGCAGAAAACGGGCGATATCGCCGAACATCTCGGGTCCTCTTGGATGCATGCGCAGCGTCGCGACTGCGGCGGGTCGAATGAGCGAAGCTTGAAACGGAATACGGCGGACTAGCAGGCGACGCGTCGCCCTCGTTCAACACGGGCGTCGCGGGCAGGGACGAGGCGCTCGCTTGCGCGGCGCGCTGCGTGAAATCTGATCTCGATCATTGTCGGTTCTCTTGACTGGACTTCTTCTTCACGAAGGCATCGCGGCGCGCGCGGCAATGCACCGGACGCTGCGTCGAGCGATTGCGCTTCGCGTTTTTCTTGGCGGCTGCCTGGAATCCCCGCCCACCGGGGCTGCTCGGTGGGGCGCCGGTCGTCACCATAACACGGCTTGGCGGCGGCTTGGGGGCGCTGTCGCACGCGGCGCCGGCGTTGGCCGCATCCCCATGCCGCGAATATGCCGCGAGACGAATGAAAGTGGCTCGTAAGGGACGCGCCGTGTGAAACGCCAGCATCGGAAAACCCTAGTGTTGTCATTTTGAGACGAACGCGAAAAGCGCATTTCCCGCAAAACTGGCAGGATATAAATACGGAAAGAGAGAAGGCAAGACACCAGAGCGCGCGTGCGTGGGCGAATCGCATGCGGGAAGCGGAGTCGCCGGGAATACGGGCTCGATTAGCGAGGATTATTTCTGCGCCAGGCGTTTTCGGGCCGAAACGGCATGTTTGATGCTGAATGTGGTTAAAGCCACATCGATGCCGCGGTTTGGTTCCCTTGCGCACAAAGATGAACGAACTCAGCGCGAAATACTAAAGAGAACACGGATTCGACGGAGAAGATCGGCAGGCAGGACTTCCGGTCTTTTCATGAGGTTTCATTCGCTACGTTCGGAGGTCGCCATGAGCATTTTCTCTTATCGAAAGCATCTGCGATTCTTGAGTCAGGCCCAGCGGCGACGCTGGTGGGACCAGAAAAAGCGT
It encodes the following:
- a CDS encoding DUF1439 domain-containing protein; the encoded protein is MTEPVAPLRRRIVLTGLLSLPALALSSIAQAASNSIFPFIPDHYTFSTQQVQDAVGRKFPLQRTASQIFDIVLSNPVVGMAAERNRVTVRVDARLATPFMPKPVNGAFTLSTQLGYDAASRSVILVSPTVDDAQFTGDAAQYNQQIAGVGAQLAAQLLDRYPIHTFKPEELQFAGVSYEPGTITVLTNGIRVQIVEK
- a CDS encoding undecaprenyl-diphosphate phosphatase, producing the protein MDWILMVKALILGIVEGLTEFLPVSSTGHLIVAGSLLNFTDAQSKTFDVVIQFGAILAICWEYRAKIGSIVTGLPSRPDARRFTLNVIIATIPAIVLGLMFEKSIKSVLFSPVPVSVALIIGGIVILWAEARQRDRAVPPRVTSVDDLSYSDAFKVGLAQCFALIPGTSRSGATIIGGMLFGLERRVATEFSFFLAIPIIFGATLYEMAKYWRTLTVDDISLFAIGLVAAFVSAFVCVRWLLRYVASHDFTAFAWYRIGFGLLILIVGYSGGLSWAD
- the trmB gene encoding tRNA (guanosine(46)-N7)-methyltransferase TrmB, with product MNHDPLDEAADAHDAGASENSNENAGENAALRHRRIRSFVTRAGRVSVGQQRAIDELGPRFVLPYAPQHADWDAVFGRQAPRVLEIGFGMGATTAEIAAARPGDDFIGVEVHEPGVGALLKLIGEQGLGNIRILQHDAVEVLEHMIAPDSLDGVHIYFPDPWHKARHHKRRLIQPKFVAQLVARIRPGGYIHLATDWQNYAEQMLEVLSAEPALENTADGYAPRPDFRPVTKFERRGLRLGHGVWDLMFRRR
- a CDS encoding YggT family protein, with protein sequence MFGDIARFLLNTVFTLFGAALLLRAWMQVVRMPPYNPVSNAVMQATNWIVLPLRKILPGGKVDWASILAAFIASAVYVTLMVVLAGVDPMLMLPMLLLVAVLTVVKWALNLIIWMTILMALLSWLNPQSPAMPLLYQITAPFLDPLRRILPRLGGIDLSPILLFVIVQVLLMVVTRLAVSMTLFGI